A region of Caldisericia bacterium DNA encodes the following proteins:
- the pdxT gene encoding pyridoxal 5'-phosphate synthase glutaminase subunit PdxT, which translates to MVRVGVLALQGAFIEHYEFLKKFDFVEPYLVKKREDLDKVNGLIIPGGESTTIGKLLERYEIKEFLKEKIKNGFPVFGTCAGLILLSKKIEQNYNQPLLEVLNVVIRRNAFGSQRESMEIDLDVKGFDKPFKGVFIRAPVVSEVGNGVEVLSSVDEGPVLVKEGNILGSSFHPELTDDIRIHKMFIDIILKRR; encoded by the coding sequence ATGGTAAGAGTAGGAGTTTTGGCTCTCCAAGGTGCATTTATTGAGCATTATGAATTTTTAAAAAAATTTGATTTTGTTGAACCATATCTTGTTAAAAAAAGAGAAGATCTTGATAAAGTAAATGGATTAATAATTCCAGGCGGAGAATCTACAACTATCGGAAAATTATTAGAAAGATATGAAATAAAAGAATTTCTTAAAGAGAAGATAAAGAATGGATTTCCTGTTTTTGGAACTTGTGCTGGTCTTATTCTTTTATCAAAAAAAATTGAACAAAACTATAATCAACCACTTTTAGAAGTTTTAAATGTAGTAATAAGAAGAAATGCTTTTGGAAGTCAAAGAGAGAGCATGGAAATAGATTTAGATGTAAAAGGTTTTGATAAACCATTTAAAGGAGTTTTTATAAGAGCACCAGTTGTAAGTGAAGTTGGAAATGGTGTTGAAGTCCTTTCATCTGTTGATGAAGGACCAGTTTTAGTAAAAGAAGGAAATATTTTAGGTTCCTCTTTTCACCCTGAATTAACAGATGATATTAGAATTCATAAGATGTTTATTGATATAATATTAAAAAGGAGGTAA
- a CDS encoding DHH family phosphoesterase: MIDLEKLSKEFEKVFYEIKKDDKILILTHVDSDGVSSGAILYKILNSLNFKNFNIIFPNKGENGYSESVKKRIKDANPSILFILDLGSYKTDFDNIKKIILIDHHKPEGVPVQGVLFSSFPPPPYISSSYLAFLLFHYMNLNPKDYIGLIGEVGDYGTDTDAPLIKELFKKYKKKEISYISSLINSARRVKEFNIDLSFKYLIESESLLDLLSNSDYKKKLEEYKEIIKKDIDNWKRVKPKFIKQIAIIEINSENLIHPIIAQIWKNILDKYIVICANFGYIENKVSFSMRTSLNISLLEFLRNFLEPSIEEDLGFGHERATGGIVSIDKWNEFISKISNSNFGVNL; encoded by the coding sequence ATGATTGATTTAGAAAAACTTTCAAAAGAATTTGAAAAGGTTTTTTATGAAATTAAAAAGGATGATAAGATATTAATATTAACTCATGTTGATTCAGATGGAGTTTCAAGTGGTGCTATTTTATACAAAATTTTAAATTCCTTAAATTTTAAAAATTTTAACATAATTTTTCCCAACAAAGGAGAAAATGGTTATTCTGAGAGTGTTAAAAAAAGAATAAAAGATGCAAACCCTTCAATTCTTTTTATTCTTGATTTAGGTTCTTATAAAACAGATTTTGATAATATAAAAAAGATAATATTGATTGATCATCATAAACCAGAAGGTGTTCCAGTTCAAGGGGTACTTTTTTCAAGTTTTCCTCCCCCTCCTTACATCTCTTCTTCATATCTTGCATTTTTATTATTTCATTATATGAATTTAAATCCAAAAGATTATATTGGATTAATAGGAGAAGTTGGTGATTATGGTACTGATACAGATGCTCCTTTAATTAAGGAATTATTTAAAAAATATAAAAAAAAGGAGATCTCATATATTTCATCACTTATCAATTCAGCAAGAAGGGTAAAGGAGTTTAATATTGATCTTTCATTTAAATATTTAATTGAATCTGAAAGTTTGTTAGATTTATTATCTAATTCAGATTATAAAAAGAAATTAGAAGAGTATAAAGAGATTATTAAAAAAGATATTGACAATTGGAAAAGGGTAAAACCAAAGTTTATAAAACAAATTGCAATAATTGAAATTAATTCTGAAAACTTAATTCATCCAATAATTGCTCAAATCTGGAAAAATATTTTAGATAAATACATTGTTATATGTGCAAATTTTGGTTATATCGAAAACAAAGTTAGTTTTTCTATGAGGACATCTCTTAATATTTCCTTATTAGAATTTTTAAGAAATTTTCTTGAGCCTTCAATTGAAGAAGATCTTGGTTTTGGTCATGAAAGAGCAACTGGTGGAATAGTATCAATTGATAAATGGAATGAGTTTATAAGTAAAATTTCAAACTCAAATTTTGGGGTGAATTTATGA
- a CDS encoding DUF503 domain-containing protein, whose translation MYYALIIFEIGIPGAKTLKDKRRVTSSVITKLKNRFNVALAEDRKNEKCELSKIYLLTLNTSKNELDSTVYKIENFLSNLPDAVLLSFETDKDLISEEIF comes from the coding sequence ATGTATTATGCATTAATTATTTTTGAAATTGGAATTCCTGGAGCGAAAACTTTAAAAGACAAAAGAAGGGTAACAAGTTCAGTCATAACAAAGTTAAAAAATAGGTTTAATGTTGCTCTTGCAGAAGATAGAAAAAATGAAAAATGCGAACTTTCTAAAATATATCTTTTAACATTGAATACTTCAAAAAATGAGTTAGATTCAACTGTTTACAAAATTGAGAACTTTCTTTCTAATTTGCCAGATGCAGTGCTTTTATCTTTTGAAACCGATAAAGATTTAATTTCAGAAGAAATTTTCTGA
- the infB gene encoding translation initiation factor IF-2 has translation MKKYRVFSLAKEIGISTTELIKYLSDLGVEVKGNLSTIEEDTANVVKELVLKDKEERERREKELKGNIKIRELCKHLNLSFKIITPYILKWGIIREDIDDEIPFPIAARIANQFKKPLTDIIPPLPPNFKPRPPVVTVMGHIDHGKTTLLDYIRKTNVALREKGGITQKIGASEINYKNKKIIFIDTPGHEAFTEMRVRGSFVTDIVILVVAADEGVKEQTIEALNHAKAANVPIIVAVNKIDKEGADPERVKQQLSNYGLLPEEWGGDTIFVNTSAKSGVGVNELLDSILLLGEIEEISRSDEKRPAGTIIEAKLDPKVGPLANLILQAGVLKCGDWVMVGETYGKIRTINTEIQKGVKEVNETVPIEVLGLKEVPYPGQIMVGYASEDIILEKLEKMELTKKEVIKEKPITLDELFEKLEEEKKLHLILKADTFGSLDAVKNVINAIDTGEIKIEYVYSGVGSINESDVLLAVASNAVILGFNTKENPMLKKLPERSRVKIFTFDLIYDLQDWVSNFVKGLVKPEFVEVVVGKAEVKKLFNVSNVGLVAGSIVREGKIVRDGTVRVIREGKIIGEGKITSLKRFKDDVKEVAEGYECGIKVDGVKDIKEGDIIEQYELKEKGS, from the coding sequence ATGAAAAAGTACAGAGTTTTTAGTTTAGCAAAAGAGATAGGAATCTCAACTACTGAACTTATTAAATATTTAAGTGATCTTGGAGTTGAAGTAAAGGGAAATCTTTCAACAATTGAAGAAGATACAGCAAATGTTGTTAAAGAACTTGTTTTAAAAGATAAAGAGGAGAGAGAAAGAAGAGAAAAAGAGTTAAAAGGAAATATAAAAATAAGAGAACTATGTAAACATTTAAATCTTTCATTTAAAATTATTACTCCTTATATTTTAAAATGGGGAATTATTAGAGAAGATATAGATGATGAAATTCCATTTCCAATTGCTGCAAGAATAGCGAATCAATTTAAAAAGCCACTTACAGATATAATTCCTCCACTTCCACCAAATTTTAAACCACGTCCTCCAGTTGTTACAGTGATGGGACATATTGATCATGGAAAAACAACACTTCTTGATTATATAAGAAAAACAAATGTTGCATTAAGAGAAAAAGGTGGTATTACTCAAAAAATTGGTGCATCAGAAATAAATTATAAAAATAAAAAGATAATTTTTATTGATACACCTGGTCATGAAGCATTTACAGAAATGAGAGTTAGAGGTTCATTTGTTACAGATATAGTTATTCTTGTTGTTGCTGCAGATGAAGGAGTAAAAGAACAAACAATTGAAGCACTAAATCATGCAAAAGCTGCAAATGTTCCTATCATTGTTGCAGTAAATAAAATAGATAAAGAAGGTGCAGATCCAGAAAGAGTAAAACAACAATTATCAAATTATGGTTTATTACCAGAAGAGTGGGGAGGAGACACAATTTTTGTTAATACATCAGCAAAAAGTGGTGTTGGAGTAAATGAATTACTTGATAGTATTTTACTACTTGGTGAAATTGAAGAGATTTCAAGATCAGATGAAAAAAGACCAGCAGGTACTATAATTGAAGCAAAACTTGACCCTAAAGTTGGACCTCTTGCAAATTTAATTTTACAGGCTGGAGTTTTAAAATGTGGAGATTGGGTAATGGTTGGAGAGACTTATGGTAAAATAAGAACAATAAATACAGAAATTCAGAAGGGTGTTAAAGAAGTTAATGAAACAGTTCCAATTGAAGTTCTTGGTTTAAAAGAAGTTCCTTATCCAGGACAAATTATGGTTGGATATGCTTCAGAAGATATTATTCTTGAAAAACTTGAAAAAATGGAACTTACTAAAAAAGAAGTTATAAAAGAAAAACCTATTACATTGGATGAACTTTTTGAAAAATTAGAAGAAGAAAAAAAACTCCATTTAATTTTAAAAGCAGATACCTTTGGTTCTCTTGATGCAGTAAAAAATGTTATTAATGCAATTGATACTGGAGAAATAAAAATTGAATATGTATACAGTGGTGTAGGAAGTATTAATGAGTCAGATGTGCTACTTGCAGTTGCATCAAACGCAGTTATTTTAGGTTTTAATACAAAAGAGAATCCAATGTTAAAAAAACTTCCTGAGAGATCAAGAGTTAAGATTTTTACATTTGATCTTATATATGATCTTCAAGACTGGGTTTCTAATTTTGTAAAAGGTTTAGTAAAACCAGAATTTGTTGAGGTTGTTGTTGGTAAGGCTGAAGTTAAAAAACTATTTAATGTAAGTAATGTAGGACTTGTTGCTGGTTCAATTGTCAGAGAGGGAAAAATTGTAAGAGATGGAACGGTTAGAGTTATAAGAGAAGGAAAAATTATTGGAGAAGGAAAAATTACTTCACTTAAAAGATTTAAAGATGATGTAAAAGAAGTGGCTGAAGGTTATGAGTGTGGAATTAAAGTTGACGGTGTTAAAGACATAAAAGAAGGAGATATAATTGAACAGTATGAGTTAAAAGAAAAGGGGTCTTAA
- a CDS encoding YlxR family protein: MNLDKDMKEILRRCISCKKQRDKKEFLRIVKTKNMEIFFDPYFKLFGRSAYICKDEKCIKNAFSKKRLEKALRISQIDPELKIRIKKELLEYIKEVKNEKVQSF, from the coding sequence TTGAACTTAGATAAAGATATGAAAGAGATTTTAAGAAGATGTATCTCCTGTAAAAAACAGAGAGATAAAAAAGAGTTTTTAAGAATTGTTAAAACAAAAAATATGGAGATTTTTTTTGATCCATATTTTAAATTATTTGGAAGAAGTGCTTATATCTGTAAAGATGAGAAATGCATAAAAAATGCTTTTTCAAAAAAGAGATTAGAAAAGGCATTGAGAATTTCTCAAATTGATCCAGAATTAAAAATAAGAATTAAGAAGGAACTTTTAGAATATATAAAAGAGGTGAAGAATGAAAAAGTACAGAGTTTTTAG
- the pdxS gene encoding pyridoxal 5'-phosphate synthase lyase subunit PdxS has product MREYGTIKVKRGLAQMLKGGVIMDVTNEEQAKIAEEAGAVAVMALERVPADIRKEGGVARMADPVIIEKIKNAVTIPVMAKVRIGHFVEAQILEALGVDFIDESEVLTPADEEHHIDKWKFKVPFVCGARDLGEALRRINEGASMIRTKGEAGTGNVVEAVRHMRKIMDEIRKISSMSDEELYAEAKNLGAPYELVLEVKKLKRLPVVNFAAGGIATPADAALMMQLGADGVFVGSGIFKSKNPQKRAKAIVDAVTYFDDPYILAEISKDLGEPMIGIDIRTLKEEERYERRGW; this is encoded by the coding sequence ATGAGAGAATATGGAACAATAAAGGTGAAAAGAGGCTTAGCACAGATGCTAAAAGGTGGAGTTATTATGGATGTTACTAATGAAGAACAAGCAAAAATTGCTGAAGAAGCAGGTGCAGTTGCTGTTATGGCTCTTGAGAGAGTTCCTGCAGATATAAGAAAAGAAGGTGGAGTTGCAAGAATGGCAGATCCAGTCATTATTGAAAAAATTAAAAATGCAGTAACAATTCCTGTAATGGCAAAAGTTAGAATTGGGCATTTTGTTGAAGCACAGATACTTGAGGCACTTGGAGTTGATTTTATAGATGAGAGTGAAGTTTTAACTCCTGCTGATGAAGAACATCATATAGATAAATGGAAATTTAAAGTGCCATTTGTATGTGGTGCAAGAGATCTTGGAGAAGCATTAAGAAGAATAAATGAAGGTGCTAGCATGATAAGAACAAAAGGTGAAGCAGGAACTGGAAATGTCGTTGAGGCAGTAAGACATATGAGAAAAATTATGGATGAAATAAGAAAAATATCATCAATGTCAGATGAAGAGTTATATGCTGAAGCAAAAAATTTAGGAGCACCATATGAACTTGTTTTAGAAGTTAAAAAATTAAAAAGGTTGCCAGTAGTAAATTTTGCAGCAGGTGGAATTGCAACTCCTGCAGATGCAGCACTTATGATGCAATTAGGTGCAGATGGAGTTTTTGTGGGTTCAGGAATTTTTAAATCTAAAAACCCGCAAAAAAGAGCAAAAGCAATAGTTGATGCTGTAACATATTTTGATGACCCATATATTCTTGCTGAAATATCAAAAGATCTTGGTGAACCAATGATCGGTATTGATATAAGAACACTTAAAGAGGAAGAGAGGTATGAAAGAAGAGGATGGTAA
- the nadD gene encoding nicotinate-nucleotide adenylyltransferase, which yields MNKEAIGIMGGSFNPIHIGHLVVAEEARVKFNLKKVIFIPVGIPGYKKRIKLLDPERRFVMTLLATVSNPYFYVSRIEIDRKGKCYTYDTIKELREIYPEDKYDLYFITGADAVLSILTWKNPKELLQMCYFIAATRPGYSLKRLREKLIKIGEKCIDKVFPLQVPALSISSTLIRERIKKGYTIKYLVPKEVEDYIYKNNLYKEEDPWQEKEKIEY from the coding sequence ATGAATAAAGAAGCAATTGGTATAATGGGAGGTTCTTTTAATCCAATTCACATAGGACATCTTGTTGTAGCAGAAGAGGCAAGAGTTAAATTTAACCTTAAAAAAGTTATTTTTATACCTGTTGGAATTCCAGGTTATAAAAAAAGAATAAAACTTCTTGATCCAGAAAGAAGATTTGTTATGACTCTACTTGCAACTGTCTCAAATCCATACTTTTATGTATCAAGAATAGAAATTGATAGAAAAGGGAAATGTTATACATATGATACTATTAAAGAGTTGAGAGAAATTTATCCAGAAGATAAATATGATCTTTATTTTATAACTGGTGCAGATGCTGTTTTAAGTATTTTAACATGGAAAAATCCAAAAGAACTTCTTCAAATGTGCTATTTTATTGCTGCGACTCGACCTGGATATAGTTTAAAAAGATTAAGAGAAAAATTAATTAAAATTGGTGAAAAGTGTATTGATAAAGTTTTTCCTCTTCAAGTTCCAGCATTATCTATTTCTTCAACATTAATAAGAGAGAGAATTAAAAAGGGGTATACAATAAAATATTTGGTGCCAAAGGAAGTTGAAGATTATATTTATAAAAATAATTTATATAAAGAAGAGGATCCATGGCAGGAAAAAGAAAAAATAGAGTATTAA
- a CDS encoding SagB/ThcOx family dehydrogenase, whose amino-acid sequence MEKIFLPDPQDNNFTLLNAIKKRKSIREYKDEPLELQEISNLLYSASKIPSAGALYPLRFYLYSKKVNGLELGLYFYDYENHLLIKIFNTNIINQLTRACLNQSSIRKSAAIIIITSINRITTRRYDERGIRYIHMEAGHSSQNIYLMATSLNIGTVAIGAFYDEEVKEILKLEEDEFPLYLMPLGKI is encoded by the coding sequence ATGGAAAAAATTTTTTTACCTGATCCACAAGATAATAATTTTACCTTATTAAATGCAATTAAAAAAAGAAAATCTATTAGAGAATATAAAGACGAACCCCTTGAACTTCAAGAAATTTCAAATTTACTTTATTCTGCTTCAAAAATTCCTTCTGCAGGTGCTCTTTATCCTCTTAGATTCTATCTTTATTCAAAAAAAGTAAATGGATTAGAGTTGGGTTTATATTTTTATGATTATGAAAATCATTTATTAATAAAAATTTTTAACACTAATATTATAAATCAACTCACAAGGGCCTGTCTTAATCAATCATCTATAAGAAAAAGTGCTGCAATAATTATTATTACATCAATAAATAGGATAACAACAAGAAGATATGACGAAAGAGGAATAAGATATATTCATATGGAAGCAGGCCATTCATCTCAAAATATTTATCTTATGGCTACATCCTTAAATATTGGAACTGTTGCAATTGGTGCATTTTATGATGAAGAAGTTAAAGAAATTTTAAAATTAGAAGAAGATGAATTTCCATTATATCTAATGCCATTAGGAAAAATATAA
- a CDS encoding HD domain-containing protein, translated as MLEKFEVVKNHPIIKSFIERSDKYLESLGYTEHGFRHLTLVSEISENILKRLGYSERDQLLAKIAAYLHDIGNFIGREFHTFAGAIIAFHVLKDLNFPPEDIALIMEAISNHDEKTGHISNPITAAVVLADKSDAHRSRVRTKPEYFDIHDRVNYAVEKSFLWVNEKKKEIILELTINTEISKPMEYFEIFLSRMVMCRNASKVLGCEFHLDINGSRLL; from the coding sequence ATGCTCGAGAAATTTGAGGTTGTAAAAAATCATCCCATAATAAAATCATTTATAGAAAGATCAGACAAATATCTTGAATCTCTTGGTTATACTGAACATGGATTTAGACATCTCACTCTTGTTTCAGAAATAAGTGAAAATATACTTAAAAGGTTAGGATATTCTGAAAGAGATCAACTTCTTGCAAAAATTGCTGCATATCTTCATGATATTGGAAATTTCATTGGAAGAGAATTTCACACATTTGCTGGTGCAATAATAGCTTTTCATGTTTTAAAAGATTTGAATTTTCCACCTGAAGATATTGCTTTAATTATGGAAGCAATAAGTAATCATGATGAAAAAACAGGGCATATATCAAATCCAATAACTGCTGCAGTTGTTCTCGCTGATAAATCTGACGCACATAGATCAAGGGTTAGAACAAAACCAGAGTACTTTGATATTCATGATAGAGTAAACTATGCTGTTGAAAAATCTTTTTTATGGGTTAATGAAAAGAAAAAGGAGATCATTCTTGAATTAACTATAAATACTGAAATTTCAAAACCAATGGAATATTTTGAGATATTTTTATCAAGAATGGTAATGTGTAGAAATGCTTCAAAAGTTCTTGGTTGTGAATTTCATCTTGATATCAATGGTTCAAGGCTTCTTTAA
- a CDS encoding YkgJ family cysteine cluster protein, with the protein MKKIENSKSTNKKEVVSDVCLFCDAPCCKENFVPLTLEEAKSGRYEAVFLSIFDFNTKKVEEGYFLKRKKDGSCVYLNEVNLCTIWRERPKACRIYICEKIKEALNH; encoded by the coding sequence ATGAAAAAGATAGAAAATTCAAAGTCTACTAATAAAAAGGAAGTTGTATCAGATGTTTGTCTTTTTTGTGACGCTCCTTGTTGTAAAGAGAATTTTGTACCATTAACACTTGAGGAGGCAAAAAGTGGAAGGTATGAAGCAGTATTTCTTTCCATTTTTGATTTTAATACAAAAAAAGTTGAGGAAGGGTATTTTTTAAAAAGAAAAAAAGATGGAAGTTGTGTATATTTAAATGAAGTAAACCTTTGCACTATTTGGAGAGAGAGGCCAAAGGCTTGTAGAATATATATCTGTGAAAAAATTAAAGAAGCCTTGAACCATTGA
- the obgE gene encoding GTPase ObgE, translated as MSIPKNYSKKYSFDLAEIYCKAGDGGDGVIAFRREKYVPYGGPSGGDGGKGGDIILKVNSHLNTLTKFKYKNIFRAEDGKNGEGDNKKGKDGENLIIEVPPGTLVWDLETGDLIKDLTEDGEEVVVCRGGKGGRGNASFVTPTDRAPRIRELGEKGEEKRILLELKIIADGGLIGYPNVGKSTILSKISNAKPKIAPYPFTTLTPVIGEVRVDDKKSITIVDLPGIIDGASQGKGLGLEFLRHIERTYFLIFVLDSSLNSPNPIVQFENLKIEIENYNKEILNKEYFIVLSKIDLPTYNLDEVENYFKEKNIDTIKVSAINNIGIKELIERIGKVKIKRTFEKIVIEKRYTLKDLKKEFKIKIRKEGNRFIIESEELERVIKGIDLDSQYGFKKLQEISKKYLIEEELKKHGIKNGDRVIIGGIEFKYYE; from the coding sequence GTGTCTATCCCAAAGAATTACAGTAAAAAATATTCATTTGATTTAGCAGAGATTTATTGTAAAGCAGGAGATGGGGGAGATGGAGTAATAGCATTTAGAAGGGAAAAATATGTTCCATATGGTGGGCCATCTGGTGGAGATGGTGGAAAAGGTGGAGATATTATTTTAAAAGTAAATTCACATCTTAACACATTAACAAAATTTAAATATAAAAACATATTTAGAGCAGAAGATGGAAAAAATGGTGAGGGAGATAATAAAAAAGGCAAAGATGGAGAAAATTTAATAATTGAAGTTCCTCCGGGAACTCTTGTTTGGGATTTAGAAACAGGTGATTTAATTAAAGATCTCACAGAAGATGGAGAGGAAGTCGTTGTATGTAGAGGAGGAAAGGGTGGAAGAGGTAATGCAAGTTTTGTAACACCAACAGATAGAGCGCCGAGAATTAGAGAATTAGGAGAAAAGGGTGAAGAAAAAAGGATATTACTTGAATTAAAAATTATAGCTGATGGGGGACTTATTGGATATCCTAATGTTGGAAAATCTACAATTTTATCAAAAATAAGCAATGCTAAACCAAAAATTGCTCCATATCCATTTACAACTCTTACGCCAGTTATAGGAGAGGTAAGAGTTGATGATAAAAAAAGTATAACTATTGTAGATTTACCAGGAATTATAGATGGTGCTTCTCAAGGTAAAGGATTAGGTTTAGAATTTTTAAGACATATTGAAAGGACATACTTTTTAATATTTGTTCTTGATTCAAGTTTAAATTCTCCAAATCCAATAGTTCAATTTGAAAATTTAAAAATTGAGATAGAAAATTATAATAAAGAGATTTTGAACAAAGAATATTTTATTGTTTTATCAAAAATCGATTTACCCACATATAATTTAGATGAAGTAGAAAATTATTTTAAAGAAAAAAATATAGATACAATAAAAGTTTCTGCAATAAATAACATTGGAATAAAAGAACTGATTGAAAGAATTGGTAAAGTAAAAATAAAAAGAACTTTTGAGAAAATTGTTATAGAAAAAAGATATACATTAAAAGATTTGAAAAAAGAATTTAAAATTAAAATAAGAAAAGAAGGTAATAGATTTATTATAGAAAGTGAAGAGTTAGAAAGAGTAATAAAAGGAATTGATCTTGACTCTCAATATGGTTTTAAAAAATTGCAGGAGATTTCGAAAAAATATTTAATTGAAGAAGAATTAAAAAAACATGGAATAAAAAATGGAGATAGAGTTATTATAGGAGGTATTGAGTTTAAATATTATGAATAA
- the rpmA gene encoding 50S ribosomal protein L27, producing MAHKKSGGRAKNGRDSNPKYLGIKYYEGELVKPGTIIVRQRGTKILPGLNTLLASDYSILSRIEGVVKFEVKRGRKRVSVYPKELQ from the coding sequence ATGGCTCATAAAAAAAGTGGTGGTAGAGCAAAAAACGGAAGAGATTCAAATCCAAAATATCTTGGAATAAAATATTATGAAGGTGAATTAGTTAAACCTGGAACAATTATTGTAAGACAAAGAGGAACAAAAATTTTACCAGGTTTAAATACATTACTTGCAAGTGACTATTCAATTTTGTCAAGGATAGAAGGGGTTGTTAAATTTGAAGTTAAAAGAGGAAGAAAAAGAGTAAGTGTCTATCCCAAAGAATTACAGTAA
- the rplU gene encoding 50S ribosomal protein L21 has product MFAIVEIGGKQYLVKENDSIRVEKIKGDIGSEVFIDNVLFVKKDGEIIVGTPYVKNARVYCKITNQIRERKIKVFFYHAKTTHKRMLGHRQPKTILKVERIEIGG; this is encoded by the coding sequence GTGTTTGCAATAGTTGAAATTGGTGGAAAACAGTATCTTGTTAAGGAGAATGATTCTATTAGAGTAGAAAAAATTAAAGGTGATATTGGAAGTGAAGTGTTTATTGACAATGTTCTTTTTGTGAAAAAAGACGGAGAAATTATAGTAGGTACACCTTATGTTAAAAATGCAAGAGTTTATTGTAAAATTACAAATCAGATAAGAGAAAGGAAAATTAAAGTTTTCTTTTATCACGCAAAAACAACCCATAAAAGAATGTTAGGACATAGACAACCAAAAACAATTCTTAAAGTTGAAAGAATAGAGATAGGAGGTTAA
- a CDS encoding YebC/PmpR family DNA-binding transcriptional regulator yields the protein MSGHSKWHNIAAKKTAEDKKRGKIFSKLIREITIAARQGGGDPETNPRLRLAIERAKEANMPSENIKKAIQRGTGEIEGEKYEEITYEGYGPGSVAIYIEASTDNRNRTTAEIRKIFNEHGGSLGESGCVSWMFERKGEIKVDPKPLSDDELLLLAAELGAEDVKRDGDDIFVYTSPQDLFRIKTKLEENGIKVLSSDFTMIPKNSVKVEGEKAEQLLKLINELEEHDDVQKVYSNFDISEEEMERIALTLK from the coding sequence ATGTCTGGACATTCAAAATGGCATAATATAGCAGCCAAAAAAACAGCAGAAGATAAAAAAAGAGGAAAAATATTTTCAAAGTTAATAAGGGAGATAACAATTGCAGCAAGGCAAGGTGGTGGAGATCCTGAAACAAACCCAAGACTTAGACTTGCAATTGAAAGAGCTAAAGAAGCTAATATGCCTTCTGAAAATATTAAAAAAGCAATTCAGAGAGGAACTGGTGAAATTGAGGGTGAAAAATATGAAGAGATTACATATGAAGGTTATGGCCCAGGAAGTGTTGCAATATACATAGAGGCTTCTACAGACAACAGAAATAGAACTACAGCAGAAATTAGAAAAATTTTTAATGAACATGGTGGAAGTTTAGGTGAAAGTGGTTGTGTTTCATGGATGTTTGAAAGAAAGGGAGAAATAAAAGTTGACCCAAAACCTCTTTCAGATGATGAACTACTTCTTCTTGCAGCAGAATTAGGTGCAGAAGATGTCAAAAGAGATGGAGATGACATTTTTGTTTATACATCCCCTCAAGATTTATTCAGAATAAAAACAAAACTTGAGGAAAATGGAATTAAAGTTCTATCATCAGATTTTACAATGATTCCTAAAAATAGTGTTAAAGTTGAAGGAGAAAAGGCAGAACAACTATTGAAACTTATAAATGAACTTGAAGAGCATGATGATGTCCAAAAAGTTTATTCTAACTTCGATATCTCAGAAGAAGAAATGGAAAGAATAGCACTCACACTAAAATAA
- the rsfS gene encoding ribosome silencing factor, with amino-acid sequence MAGKRKNRVLKLIYEAIKEKKGDEILCLDTRKLTYLFDYLFICSADTDIQAKAIMDNIYMKMKKEAKRLPSKIDGSDEGTWIIMDYGDIMIHIFNPIKRIYYNLESIWVDAKAIDLES; translated from the coding sequence ATGGCAGGAAAAAGAAAAAATAGAGTATTAAAATTAATTTATGAAGCAATAAAAGAAAAAAAGGGTGATGAAATATTATGTCTTGACACAAGAAAATTAACATATCTTTTTGATTATCTATTTATTTGTTCTGCAGATACTGATATTCAAGCAAAAGCAATTATGGATAATATTTATATGAAAATGAAAAAAGAGGCAAAAAGGCTCCCAAGCAAAATTGATGGAAGCGATGAAGGAACTTGGATTATTATGGATTACGGCGATATCATGATTCACATTTTTAACCCAATAAAAAGAATATATTATAACCTTGAAAGCATATGGGTAGATGCTAAAGCAATTGATCTTGAATCATGA